One genomic region from Doryrhamphus excisus isolate RoL2022-K1 chromosome 14, RoL_Dexc_1.0, whole genome shotgun sequence encodes:
- the jarid2b gene encoding protein Jumonji isoform X1, translating to MTKERPKRNIIQKKYDDSDGIPWSEERLMRKVLYLSLKEFRSAQKRQLDGDGTANQNGSLANGQLNGSGTLGGHKDGASSLDESSEFCEDGPAKKRPRLQAQRKFAQSQPNSPSTTPIKVAEPSGCSGSGSGSGGLNASQTTLPSSSSLSSLVAASSLSSSIQDLSRRKPKTEDFLTFLCLRGSPALPNNMAYFGSSQEEEDLGEDEEEEEEEVRNGSGGVHPHVASSQASASSSSCHSTPRKGKPPTRLNGHVFNNHGKASPRESPRPKAPPPPPPPLLRERSERAEAREHVRMLQAMASARDATNGLSTRRAAEELRKQVSRMNGLTRLSAMQAANGAKRGRDFRLPSKTVKKYTATVSKGHVTYTKAKQRELGKKTKLSSSSSSKHTSASASANNHNQHSQPAASNGLAHSGKAAASSAYHSNAKTRKQVLLSSNGLLRGARLNGRLNGQRHNPPAKEDSQRQCPQGQGDFQGREGLRNSKRRLEVALHPVGEQKAKSAELKKAKLQATPLETRSSKKVAAPVQTAAATRLSNGHVSPPPPPPETTPPALPSPTPLAQQSSTPAATAAESVNQRPKRASAGKLMLIRQAQQQLSRSHGRSAASSSPSSGHNHSHSPSHGSTTSDPRQGSASSPLASTPGQLRPVAPRPADRDKEWEREKELARQKEREQEKEWERQRSRPDGWAALGEVPVFLPAPREFQDPLVYLDAVREQAEAAGMCRVVPPADWRPECKLSEEMRFVTTVQRVHMLGRRWGPNVQRLACIRKHLKSQGITMDDTPVIGGCEVDLARFFQLINDMGGMQQVMDLKKWTKLADLLRIPKSAQDRLAKLQEAYLQYLLSYDSLGAEERLRLQGEVLQEKRRLESRHGPLEGLSDSTAPSALALPRYEPKNGLAGGVVGGGGAAGHHRANGVYQHLKELEAQVKAGRRRLFAQEKHGSEDREEEEKDSHGVLGEQHKCIYKGKSVSLTNFFRIARNTMTMCFHKEPGAAEVEQEYWRIVEQRDGHVAVHCGKVDTSTHGSGFPTGKSEPFSKHGWNLTVLPNNSGSILRHLGAVPGVTIPWLNVGMVFSTSCWSRDQNRLPYIDYLHTGADCIWYSVPAEEKSKLDKVVHTLLQANGTPGLEMLEKNVMISPEVLSREGIKVHRTVQRSGQFVVCFPGAFVSKVCCGYSVSETVHFATPHWMNLGYQAAKDLKCRRIAKPFSMEKLLYQIATAESKRDNGLLLTTISTLLKDLRNIEMRQRQELYKAGLLSTARYGAHDGGVGAAAGEGRKKPRGKWMTLESSERRCQICQDLCYLSMVVQETDNVVFCLECALRYVEKHKSCRGLKMMYRYDEEQINNLVNQVCGRAMLKSGGGGGGVIMGTVGGNACHAIAPPVKASPAKRAPRKRGAMEVSLARLSSSHMPKAAAVS from the exons ACCTCGGCTGCAGGCTCAGAGGAAGTTTGCCCAGTCGCAGCCCAACTCGCCCAGCACCACTCCCATAAAGGTGGCCGAACCCAGCGGCTGCAGTGGCAGTGGCAGCGGCAGCGGCGGCCTAAACGCCAGTCAGACCACCttgccctcctcctcttccctctCGTCGCTTGTCGCCGcctcctccttgtcctcctccATTCAGGACTTGTCTAGACGCAAACCCAAGACAGAGGACTTCCTCACCTTCCTCTGCCTCAGAG GTTCGCCCGCCCTGCCCAACAACATGGCCTACTTCGGCAgctcccaggaggaggaggacctgggggaggacgaggaggaagaggaggaggaggtgaggaaCGGCAGCGGAGGCGTTCACCCGCACGTGGCTTCTTCGCAAGCTTCCGCGTCTTCCTCCTCGTGTCACTCCACGCCACGCAAGGGGAAGCCTCCCACGCGGCTCAACGGCCACG TCTTCAACAACCACGGCAAAGCGTCGCCGAGAGAGAGCCCGAGGCCCAAGGCGCCGCCACCCCCGCCGCCGCCCCTCCTGAGAGAGCGCAGCGAGCGAGCGGAGGCGAGGGAGCACGTGAGGATGCTGCAGGCCATGGCCAGCGCTCGCGACGCCACCAACGGGCTGTCGACGAGAAGAGCCGCCGAGGAGCTCCGCAAGCAG GTCTCCAGAATGAACGGGCTGACGCGGCTGAGCGCCATGCAAGCGGCCAACGGCGCCAAGAGGGGCCGCGACTTCCGCCTGCCGTCCAAAACTGTGAAGAAGTACACAGCCACCGTGTCCAAGGGCCACGTCACCTACACCAAAGCCAAGCAGAGAGAACTGGGCAAGAAAACCAaactcagcagcagcagcagcagcaaacacACGAGCGCCTCGGCGTCTGCGAACAATCACAATCAGCACAGCCAGCCAGCAGCCAGCAACGGGCTGGCCCACTCAGGAAAAGCAGCGGCGTCGTCAGCCTACCACAGCAATGCAAAAACACGCAAACAGGTGCTACTGTCATCCAACGGGCTGCTCAGGGGCGCCCGCCTCAACGGGAGGCTCAACGGGCAGCGCCACAACCCCCCGGCCAAGGAGGACAGCCAGAGACAATGCCCGCAGGGCCAGGGCGACTTCCAAGGGCGGGAGGGGCTGCGGAACTCCAAGCGGCGCCTGGAGGTGGCGCTCCACCCGGTCGGGGAGCAGAAGGCCAAAAGCGCCGAGCTCAAGAAGGCCAAGCTTCAGGCCACGCCCCTGGAGACGCGCAGCAGCAAGAAGGTGGCCGCCCCCGTGCAGACCGCCGCCGCCACTCGGCTTTCTAACGGACACGTTTCCCCACCGCCCCCTCCTCCCGAAACCACTCCCCCCGCACTCCCGTCCCCGACACCCCTCGCTCAACAATCTTCTACACCAGCAGCCACCGCCGCTGAGTCGGTGAACCAGCGGCCCAAGCGGGCGTCGGCCGGCAAGCTGATGTTGATCCGCCAAGCACAGCAGCAACTGAGCAGGTCTCACGGCCGCAGTGCCGCCTCTTCCTCGCCGTCGTCAGGCCACAATCACTCCCACAGCCCCAGTCACGGCAGCACTACCTCAGACCCCCGGCAGGGCTCCGCCTCCTCCCCGCTCGCCAGCACTCCGGGACAGCTCAGGCCGGTGGCGCCGCGGCCGGCCGACCGCGACAAGGAGTGGGAGCGCGAGAAGGAGCTGGCGCGCCAGAAGGAGCGCGAGCAGGAGAAAGAGTGGGAGCGCCAGCGGAGCCGGCCCGACGGCTGGGCGGCGCTGGGGGAGGTTCCCGTCTTCCTGCCGGCGCCGCGCGAGTTCCAGGACCCGTTGGTGTACCTGGACGCCGTGCGGGAGCAGGCTGAGGCCGCCGGCATGTGCCGTGTGGTGCCGCCGGCCGACTGGCGGCCCGAGTGCAAGCTGAGCGAGGAGATGCGCTTTGTGACGACCGTACAGAGGGTCCACATGCTGGGGCGGCGCTGGGGGCCCAACGTGCAGCGGCTGGCCTGCATCCGAAAACACCTCAAATCTCAGGGCATTACCATGGACGACACGCCCGTCATTG GTGGCTGTGAAGTGGACCTGGCGCGCTTTTTCCAGCTCATCAACGACATGGGCGGCATGCAGCAGGTGATGGACCTGAAGAAGTGGACCAAGCTGGCCGACCTCCTCCGCATCCCCAAGTCGGCGCAGGACCGCTTGGCCAAGCTGCAGGAAGCCTACCTGCAGTACCTCCTCTCCTACGACTCGCTGGGCGCCGAGGAGCGCCTCCGGCTGCAGGGGGAGGTGCTGCAGGAGAAGAGGCGGCTGGAGTCGCGCCACGGGCCTCTGGAGGGCCTCTCGGACTCCACGGCGCCCAGCGCGCTGGCGTTGCCGCGCTACGAGCCCAAGAACGGGCTGGCGGGCGGCGTGGTGGGCGGCGGGGGGGCGGCGGGTCACCACCGCGCCAACGGCGTGTACCAACATCTGAAGGAGCTGGAGGCTCAGGTCAAAGCGGGCCGGCGGCGGCTCTTTGCTCAGGAAAAACACGGCAGCGAGgacagggaggaagaggagaaggacaGCCATGGCGTCCTCGGCGAGCAGCAcaaatgtatttacaag GGGAAGTCGGTGTCGCTGACCAACTTCTTCAGGATAGCACGCAACACCATGACCATGTGCTTCCACAAGGAGCCCGGTGCCGCCGAGGTGGAG CAAGAGTACTGGCGCATCGTGGAGCAGAGGGACGGCCACGTGGCGGTGCATTGTGGGAAGGTGGACACCAGCACGCACGGAAGCGGATTCCCCACCGGGAAGTCTGAGCCCTTTTCAAA GCACGGATGGAACCTCACTGTCCTCCCCAATAATTCTGGATCCATCCTGCGGCATCTGGGTGCCGTGCCAG GGGTCACCATTCCCTGGCTGAACGTCGGCATGGTCTTTTCTACCTCATGCTGGTCTCGAGACCAAAATCGCCTTCCATATATCGATTACCTACACACTGGTGCTGATTGCATTTG GTATTCTGTCCCTGCTGAGGAGAAGTCCAAGCTGGACAAGGTGGTCCATACACTGCTGCAGGCCAACGGGACCCCAGGACTAGAAATGTTGGAGAAGAACGTCATG ATTTCTCCAGAGGTGCTGTCCCGCGAGGGCATCAAGGTTCACCGCACGGTCCAGCGGAGCGGCCAGTTTGTGGTCTGCTTCCCCGGTGCCTTCGTGTCCAAAGTGTGCTGCGGCTACAGCGTGTCCGAGACTGTACACTTCGCCACGCCCCACTGGATGAACCTGGGATACCAGGCGGCGAAG GACCTGAAGTGTCGCCGCATCGCCAAACCTTTCTCCATGGAGAAGCTGCTCTACCAGATCGCCACGGCCGAGTCCAAGCGGGACAACGGCCTCCTCCTCACCACCATCTCCACCCTTCTCAAAGACCTCAG GAACATAGAGATGCGCCAGCGGCAGGAACTCTACAAGGCGGGCCTCCTCTCCACGGCGCGCTACGGCGCCCACGACGGTGGTGTGGGGGCGGCGGCGGGCGAGGGGCGCAAGAAGCCCCGCGGCAAGTGGATGACGTTGGAGTCGTCGGAGAGACGCTGCCAGATCTGCCAGGACCTCTGCTACTTGTCCATG GTGGTCCAGGAGACGGACAACGTGGTCTTCTGTCTGGAGTGTGCGCTGCGCTACGTGGAGAAACACAAGTCCTGCAGAGGCCTCAAGATGATGTATCGCTATGACGAG gAGCAAATCAACAACTTGGTGAACCAGGTGTGTGGGCGGGCCATGTTAAAGAGTGGCGGCGGTGGGGGCGGAGTCATTATGGGAACGGTGGGGGGCAACGCTTGTCACGCCATCGCCCCGCCAGTCAAAGCCTCGCCGGCCAAGCGGGCGCCCCGGAAGCGCGGCGCCATGGAGGTGTCGCTGGCACGCCTGTCCTCCAGTCACATGCCCAAGGCTGCCGCCGTGTCCTGA
- the jarid2b gene encoding protein Jumonji isoform X2, translated as MRKVLYLSLKEFRSAQKRQLDGDGTANQNGSLANGQLNGSGTLGGHKDGASSLDESSEFCEDGPAKKRPRLQAQRKFAQSQPNSPSTTPIKVAEPSGCSGSGSGSGGLNASQTTLPSSSSLSSLVAASSLSSSIQDLSRRKPKTEDFLTFLCLRGSPALPNNMAYFGSSQEEEDLGEDEEEEEEEVRNGSGGVHPHVASSQASASSSSCHSTPRKGKPPTRLNGHVFNNHGKASPRESPRPKAPPPPPPPLLRERSERAEAREHVRMLQAMASARDATNGLSTRRAAEELRKQVSRMNGLTRLSAMQAANGAKRGRDFRLPSKTVKKYTATVSKGHVTYTKAKQRELGKKTKLSSSSSSKHTSASASANNHNQHSQPAASNGLAHSGKAAASSAYHSNAKTRKQVLLSSNGLLRGARLNGRLNGQRHNPPAKEDSQRQCPQGQGDFQGREGLRNSKRRLEVALHPVGEQKAKSAELKKAKLQATPLETRSSKKVAAPVQTAAATRLSNGHVSPPPPPPETTPPALPSPTPLAQQSSTPAATAAESVNQRPKRASAGKLMLIRQAQQQLSRSHGRSAASSSPSSGHNHSHSPSHGSTTSDPRQGSASSPLASTPGQLRPVAPRPADRDKEWEREKELARQKEREQEKEWERQRSRPDGWAALGEVPVFLPAPREFQDPLVYLDAVREQAEAAGMCRVVPPADWRPECKLSEEMRFVTTVQRVHMLGRRWGPNVQRLACIRKHLKSQGITMDDTPVIGGCEVDLARFFQLINDMGGMQQVMDLKKWTKLADLLRIPKSAQDRLAKLQEAYLQYLLSYDSLGAEERLRLQGEVLQEKRRLESRHGPLEGLSDSTAPSALALPRYEPKNGLAGGVVGGGGAAGHHRANGVYQHLKELEAQVKAGRRRLFAQEKHGSEDREEEEKDSHGVLGEQHKCIYKGKSVSLTNFFRIARNTMTMCFHKEPGAAEVEQEYWRIVEQRDGHVAVHCGKVDTSTHGSGFPTGKSEPFSKHGWNLTVLPNNSGSILRHLGAVPGVTIPWLNVGMVFSTSCWSRDQNRLPYIDYLHTGADCIWYSVPAEEKSKLDKVVHTLLQANGTPGLEMLEKNVMISPEVLSREGIKVHRTVQRSGQFVVCFPGAFVSKVCCGYSVSETVHFATPHWMNLGYQAAKDLKCRRIAKPFSMEKLLYQIATAESKRDNGLLLTTISTLLKDLRNIEMRQRQELYKAGLLSTARYGAHDGGVGAAAGEGRKKPRGKWMTLESSERRCQICQDLCYLSMVVQETDNVVFCLECALRYVEKHKSCRGLKMMYRYDEEQINNLVNQVCGRAMLKSGGGGGGVIMGTVGGNACHAIAPPVKASPAKRAPRKRGAMEVSLARLSSSHMPKAAAVS; from the exons ACCTCGGCTGCAGGCTCAGAGGAAGTTTGCCCAGTCGCAGCCCAACTCGCCCAGCACCACTCCCATAAAGGTGGCCGAACCCAGCGGCTGCAGTGGCAGTGGCAGCGGCAGCGGCGGCCTAAACGCCAGTCAGACCACCttgccctcctcctcttccctctCGTCGCTTGTCGCCGcctcctccttgtcctcctccATTCAGGACTTGTCTAGACGCAAACCCAAGACAGAGGACTTCCTCACCTTCCTCTGCCTCAGAG GTTCGCCCGCCCTGCCCAACAACATGGCCTACTTCGGCAgctcccaggaggaggaggacctgggggaggacgaggaggaagaggaggaggaggtgaggaaCGGCAGCGGAGGCGTTCACCCGCACGTGGCTTCTTCGCAAGCTTCCGCGTCTTCCTCCTCGTGTCACTCCACGCCACGCAAGGGGAAGCCTCCCACGCGGCTCAACGGCCACG TCTTCAACAACCACGGCAAAGCGTCGCCGAGAGAGAGCCCGAGGCCCAAGGCGCCGCCACCCCCGCCGCCGCCCCTCCTGAGAGAGCGCAGCGAGCGAGCGGAGGCGAGGGAGCACGTGAGGATGCTGCAGGCCATGGCCAGCGCTCGCGACGCCACCAACGGGCTGTCGACGAGAAGAGCCGCCGAGGAGCTCCGCAAGCAG GTCTCCAGAATGAACGGGCTGACGCGGCTGAGCGCCATGCAAGCGGCCAACGGCGCCAAGAGGGGCCGCGACTTCCGCCTGCCGTCCAAAACTGTGAAGAAGTACACAGCCACCGTGTCCAAGGGCCACGTCACCTACACCAAAGCCAAGCAGAGAGAACTGGGCAAGAAAACCAaactcagcagcagcagcagcagcaaacacACGAGCGCCTCGGCGTCTGCGAACAATCACAATCAGCACAGCCAGCCAGCAGCCAGCAACGGGCTGGCCCACTCAGGAAAAGCAGCGGCGTCGTCAGCCTACCACAGCAATGCAAAAACACGCAAACAGGTGCTACTGTCATCCAACGGGCTGCTCAGGGGCGCCCGCCTCAACGGGAGGCTCAACGGGCAGCGCCACAACCCCCCGGCCAAGGAGGACAGCCAGAGACAATGCCCGCAGGGCCAGGGCGACTTCCAAGGGCGGGAGGGGCTGCGGAACTCCAAGCGGCGCCTGGAGGTGGCGCTCCACCCGGTCGGGGAGCAGAAGGCCAAAAGCGCCGAGCTCAAGAAGGCCAAGCTTCAGGCCACGCCCCTGGAGACGCGCAGCAGCAAGAAGGTGGCCGCCCCCGTGCAGACCGCCGCCGCCACTCGGCTTTCTAACGGACACGTTTCCCCACCGCCCCCTCCTCCCGAAACCACTCCCCCCGCACTCCCGTCCCCGACACCCCTCGCTCAACAATCTTCTACACCAGCAGCCACCGCCGCTGAGTCGGTGAACCAGCGGCCCAAGCGGGCGTCGGCCGGCAAGCTGATGTTGATCCGCCAAGCACAGCAGCAACTGAGCAGGTCTCACGGCCGCAGTGCCGCCTCTTCCTCGCCGTCGTCAGGCCACAATCACTCCCACAGCCCCAGTCACGGCAGCACTACCTCAGACCCCCGGCAGGGCTCCGCCTCCTCCCCGCTCGCCAGCACTCCGGGACAGCTCAGGCCGGTGGCGCCGCGGCCGGCCGACCGCGACAAGGAGTGGGAGCGCGAGAAGGAGCTGGCGCGCCAGAAGGAGCGCGAGCAGGAGAAAGAGTGGGAGCGCCAGCGGAGCCGGCCCGACGGCTGGGCGGCGCTGGGGGAGGTTCCCGTCTTCCTGCCGGCGCCGCGCGAGTTCCAGGACCCGTTGGTGTACCTGGACGCCGTGCGGGAGCAGGCTGAGGCCGCCGGCATGTGCCGTGTGGTGCCGCCGGCCGACTGGCGGCCCGAGTGCAAGCTGAGCGAGGAGATGCGCTTTGTGACGACCGTACAGAGGGTCCACATGCTGGGGCGGCGCTGGGGGCCCAACGTGCAGCGGCTGGCCTGCATCCGAAAACACCTCAAATCTCAGGGCATTACCATGGACGACACGCCCGTCATTG GTGGCTGTGAAGTGGACCTGGCGCGCTTTTTCCAGCTCATCAACGACATGGGCGGCATGCAGCAGGTGATGGACCTGAAGAAGTGGACCAAGCTGGCCGACCTCCTCCGCATCCCCAAGTCGGCGCAGGACCGCTTGGCCAAGCTGCAGGAAGCCTACCTGCAGTACCTCCTCTCCTACGACTCGCTGGGCGCCGAGGAGCGCCTCCGGCTGCAGGGGGAGGTGCTGCAGGAGAAGAGGCGGCTGGAGTCGCGCCACGGGCCTCTGGAGGGCCTCTCGGACTCCACGGCGCCCAGCGCGCTGGCGTTGCCGCGCTACGAGCCCAAGAACGGGCTGGCGGGCGGCGTGGTGGGCGGCGGGGGGGCGGCGGGTCACCACCGCGCCAACGGCGTGTACCAACATCTGAAGGAGCTGGAGGCTCAGGTCAAAGCGGGCCGGCGGCGGCTCTTTGCTCAGGAAAAACACGGCAGCGAGgacagggaggaagaggagaaggacaGCCATGGCGTCCTCGGCGAGCAGCAcaaatgtatttacaag GGGAAGTCGGTGTCGCTGACCAACTTCTTCAGGATAGCACGCAACACCATGACCATGTGCTTCCACAAGGAGCCCGGTGCCGCCGAGGTGGAG CAAGAGTACTGGCGCATCGTGGAGCAGAGGGACGGCCACGTGGCGGTGCATTGTGGGAAGGTGGACACCAGCACGCACGGAAGCGGATTCCCCACCGGGAAGTCTGAGCCCTTTTCAAA GCACGGATGGAACCTCACTGTCCTCCCCAATAATTCTGGATCCATCCTGCGGCATCTGGGTGCCGTGCCAG GGGTCACCATTCCCTGGCTGAACGTCGGCATGGTCTTTTCTACCTCATGCTGGTCTCGAGACCAAAATCGCCTTCCATATATCGATTACCTACACACTGGTGCTGATTGCATTTG GTATTCTGTCCCTGCTGAGGAGAAGTCCAAGCTGGACAAGGTGGTCCATACACTGCTGCAGGCCAACGGGACCCCAGGACTAGAAATGTTGGAGAAGAACGTCATG ATTTCTCCAGAGGTGCTGTCCCGCGAGGGCATCAAGGTTCACCGCACGGTCCAGCGGAGCGGCCAGTTTGTGGTCTGCTTCCCCGGTGCCTTCGTGTCCAAAGTGTGCTGCGGCTACAGCGTGTCCGAGACTGTACACTTCGCCACGCCCCACTGGATGAACCTGGGATACCAGGCGGCGAAG GACCTGAAGTGTCGCCGCATCGCCAAACCTTTCTCCATGGAGAAGCTGCTCTACCAGATCGCCACGGCCGAGTCCAAGCGGGACAACGGCCTCCTCCTCACCACCATCTCCACCCTTCTCAAAGACCTCAG GAACATAGAGATGCGCCAGCGGCAGGAACTCTACAAGGCGGGCCTCCTCTCCACGGCGCGCTACGGCGCCCACGACGGTGGTGTGGGGGCGGCGGCGGGCGAGGGGCGCAAGAAGCCCCGCGGCAAGTGGATGACGTTGGAGTCGTCGGAGAGACGCTGCCAGATCTGCCAGGACCTCTGCTACTTGTCCATG GTGGTCCAGGAGACGGACAACGTGGTCTTCTGTCTGGAGTGTGCGCTGCGCTACGTGGAGAAACACAAGTCCTGCAGAGGCCTCAAGATGATGTATCGCTATGACGAG gAGCAAATCAACAACTTGGTGAACCAGGTGTGTGGGCGGGCCATGTTAAAGAGTGGCGGCGGTGGGGGCGGAGTCATTATGGGAACGGTGGGGGGCAACGCTTGTCACGCCATCGCCCCGCCAGTCAAAGCCTCGCCGGCCAAGCGGGCGCCCCGGAAGCGCGGCGCCATGGAGGTGTCGCTGGCACGCCTGTCCTCCAGTCACATGCCCAAGGCTGCCGCCGTGTCCTGA